The following are from one region of the Corylus avellana chromosome ca1, CavTom2PMs-1.0 genome:
- the LOC132179023 gene encoding uncharacterized protein At2g38710, translating to MVSANREMVVFCFDTLVAHYNSEDAPPPAFDDGHHPLFVTWKKLVNGGEPRLRGCIGTLEARWLINGFRDYALNSALRDRRFPPIQAKELPYLECTVSILTDYETANHYLDWEVGKHGIIIEFTDPDNNTRRSATYLPDVAAHEGWTKTEAIDSLMRKAGYNGSISESLRKRIRLTRYQSTLFTMQYGEYVAFVKETRGAAPSIVGAKPGNH from the exons ATGGTGTCTGCGAACCGTGAGATGGTGGTGTTCTGCTTCGACACGCTCGTCGCTCACTACAACAGCGAAGATGCTCCTCCCCCGGCCTTCGATGATGGTCACCA CCCATTGTTTGTTACTTGGAAGAAATTGGTGAATGGTGGGGAGCCTCGATTACGTGGATGTATTGGAACTCTGGAAGCTCGTTGGCTAATTAATGGCTTCAGGGACTATGCTCTAAACAG TGCTTTGAGGGACCGCAGGTTTCCCCCTATACAGGCTAAGGAGTTACCTTATTTGGAGTGTACAGTTTCCATTCTGACTGATTATGAAACCGCTAACCACTATCTTGATTGGGAG GTTGGAAAGCATGGTATAATTATTGAGTTTACTGATCCGGACAATAATACAAGGCGAAGTGCCACATATTTGCCTGATGTGGCTGCCCATGAAG GTTGGACAAAAACAGAGGCAATAGACTCGCTGATGCGAAAAGCTGGCTACAATGGCTCTATTTCCGAGTCACTCCGGAAGCGTATACGACTGACCCGTTACCAGAGCACACTGTTTACAATGCAATACGGTGAATATGTTGCCTTTGTCAAGGAAACCAGGGGAGCAGCTCCGTCTATTGTTGGGGCCAAGCCCGGGAACCATTGA
- the LOC132180252 gene encoding vesicle-associated membrane protein 727 encodes MSQRGLIYSFVAKGTVVLAEHTSYSGNFSTIAVQCLQKLPSNSSKYTYSCDGHTFNFLIDNGFVFLVVADESAGRSVPFVFLERVKDDFKQRYGASIKNDGPHPLADDDDEDDLFEDRFSIAYNLDREFGPRIKEHMDYCMNHPEEMTKLSKLKAQISEVKGIMMDNIEKVLDRGERIELLVDKTENLQFQADSFQRQGRQLRRKMWLQNLQMKLMVGGAILVVIVILWLIACRGFKC; translated from the exons ATGAGTCAGAGAGGCTTAATATACAGCTTTGTTGCGAAAGGAACCGTTGTTTTAGCAGAGCATACGTCATACTCGGGGAACTTTAGTACCATTGCTGTTCAGTGTTTGCAGAAGCTGCCTTCCAATAGCAGCAAGTACACATACTCGTGTGATGGGCATACGTTTAACTTCCTCATCGACAATGGGTTTG TTTTTCTTGTTGTTGCGGATGAATCGGCTGGTAGGAGTGTGCCTTTTGTGTTCCTTGAACGGGTGAAGGATGATTTTAAGCAGCGATATGGTGCTAGCATAAAAAATGATGGCCCACACCCACTTGCAGACGACGACGATGAGGATGATCTATTTGAAGACCGATTTAGCATTGCGTACAATCTTGACAGAGAATTTGG GCCAAGGATTAAGGAGCACATGGACTACTGTATGAACCACCCAGAGGAAATGACTAAGCTTTCCAAATTGAAGGCTCAAATATCTGAGGTCAAGGGGATTATGATGGACAATATTGAGAAG GTTTTGGATCGTGGGGAGAGGATTGAACTTTTGGTTGATAAAACAGAGAATTTACAGTTCCAG GCTGACAGCTTCCAGAGGCAAGGCCGGCAACTTCGACGAAAGATGTGGCTGCAGAATCTCCAAATGAAGCTGATGGTAGGAGGAGCAATCCTCGTTGTGATCGTCATACTGTGGCTTATTGCCTGTCGAGGTTTCAAATGTTGA
- the LOC132174535 gene encoding uncharacterized protein LOC132174535, with the protein MYHPTRGGVRGGRDQFSWEDVKADKHRENYLGHSIKAPVGRWQKGKDLHWYTRDKNSRDSEMEAAKEEIKRIKEQEEQAMREALGLAPKRASRPQGNRLDKHEFSELVKRGSTAEDLGAGHAEAAQVQGLGFARAPRAWEETSSLQPTPNDVPPEAEKEAVPDLSPSNRQEEESEDESSRKKRRREEKKKEKHERREKRRSRDSEDKRKPRKDKEKRRHDSDSD; encoded by the exons ATGTATCATCCTACTAGAGGTGGCGTTCGCGGCGGGCGAGATC AATTTAGTTGGGAGGATGTAAAAGCTGATAAACATCGAGAGAACTACCTTGGTCACAGTATCAAGGCTCCTGTAGGAAGATGGCAGAAAG GGAAAGATCTGCACTGGTATACCAGGGACAAAAATTCTCGGGATTCAGAGATGGAGGctgcaaaagaagaaataaaaagaataaaggaacAGGAGGAGCAGGCCATGAGGGAGGCTTTAGGCTTAGCTCCTAAGCGTGCTAGCCGACCTCAAGGTAATCGGCTTGATAAGCATGAGTTTTCTGAACTTGTGAAGCGAGGCTCTACTGCAGAGGACTTGGGTGCAGGGCATGCTGAAGCTGCTCAGGTTCAAGGTCTTGGTTTTGCAAG GGCACCCCGCGCTTGGGAAGAAACAAGTTCTCTTCAACCCACTCCGAATGATGTTCCACCTGAAGCAGAAAAGGAGGCTGTGCCTGATCTGTCACCTAGTAATCGCCAAGAAGAGGAATCTGAGGATGAAAGTAGTCGAAAGAAAAGGAGGcgtgaagagaagaaaaaagagaagcatGAAAGGCGCGAGAAACGGCGATCTCGTGATTCGGAGGACAAGAGGAAACCCAGGAAAGACAAGGAGAAAAGGAGGCATGACTCGGACTCTGACTAA